One Methylobacterium sp. NMS14P DNA window includes the following coding sequences:
- a CDS encoding efflux RND transporter permease subunit has product MTASGFNLSALAVRERAVTLFLLLAVTAAGIFAFEKLGRAEDPTFTVKTMAVSAAWPGATTDEMQRQVADPLEKRLQELVYYDRVETTVRPGLMLMKVFFKDNMPPAKLQSEFYQARKKLSDQASSLPRGVLGPLFNDEFSDVYFALYALQAEGLPHRHLVLRAEDLRQRLLRVPGVEKINILGEQAQKIFVEVSYQRLATLGITGQQLLAALANQNDVTPAGFVEADGPRVYLRLDGAIDGLDAIRDLPVAAGDRSLKLGDIAAVRRGYEDPKVFAIRNDGAPALVLGLVMKPGFNGLSLGEALNAEEVAIHHELPTGITFTKITDQAKVIDDAIHEFMVKFFTALSVVIFVSLVALGFRVGIVVALAVPLTLSAVFVVMMITGRDFDRITLGALIISLGLLVDDAIIAIEMMVVRMEEGADRVSAATYAWSATAAPMLTGTLVTIAGFLPVGFAASTAGEYAGNIFWVVAFSLIVSWIVAVTFTPYLGVKLLPDIKKVEGGHAAIYATRNYQRLRRVVRLSVDHKWMAAGITVALFAAAAVGMGKVEKQFFPNSERSELIVEVTLPTGSAFATTEASVRRVEAAVRALPEAGEITSYIGQGMPRFVLSFDPELPDPAFAQIVVQTADAHARDALRVKVRRLVDEGLFPEARVRVLQIVFGPPVRFPVAFRVVGPDLNVVRGIAAEVRDVMMANPNMRLVHLDWGDRTPTLHLALDQERLRLIGLTPKEAGQQLQSYLNGTPATQVRENLRSVDVLLRSPGPERRSLGDIGDLTLATRDGRQVPLSQVAHLESRNEDAVLKRYNRESYIRVQGDVIDGKQPPDIHAQIVPELAAIKAKLPPGYRIDTAGSVEESEKAMRALVTVFPLMLIVTLTVIMLQVRSFTTMVMVFATAPLGLVGAVPTLLVFHQPFGFNAILGLIALSGILMRNTLILVDQIHHDRAAGLSDYEAIVESTVRRARPVILTAAAAMLAFVPLTHSVFWGALAYVLIGGVGVGTLLTLLFLPALYALWFRVKRDARAARTASGPAPVPVPAEP; this is encoded by the coding sequence ATGACCGCCTCCGGCTTCAACCTCTCGGCCCTGGCGGTGCGCGAGCGCGCCGTCACGCTGTTCCTCCTGCTCGCCGTCACCGCGGCCGGGATCTTCGCCTTCGAGAAGCTCGGGCGCGCCGAGGACCCGACCTTCACGGTCAAGACCATGGCGGTCTCGGCCGCCTGGCCCGGCGCGACCACCGACGAGATGCAGCGGCAGGTCGCCGACCCGCTGGAGAAGCGGCTCCAGGAGCTCGTCTACTACGACCGGGTCGAGACGACCGTCCGCCCCGGCCTGATGCTGATGAAGGTCTTCTTCAAGGACAACATGCCGCCGGCCAAGCTCCAGTCGGAGTTCTACCAGGCGCGCAAGAAGCTCTCCGACCAGGCCTCCAGCCTGCCGCGCGGCGTGCTCGGGCCGCTCTTCAACGACGAGTTCTCGGACGTCTACTTCGCCCTCTACGCGCTCCAGGCCGAAGGGCTGCCGCACCGGCATCTCGTGCTGCGCGCCGAGGACCTGCGCCAGCGGCTGCTGCGCGTGCCCGGCGTCGAGAAGATCAACATCCTCGGCGAGCAGGCGCAGAAGATCTTCGTCGAGGTCTCCTACCAGCGCCTCGCGACTCTGGGCATCACCGGCCAGCAGCTCCTGGCGGCGCTCGCCAACCAGAACGACGTGACCCCGGCCGGCTTCGTCGAGGCCGACGGCCCGCGCGTGTACCTGCGGCTCGACGGCGCCATCGACGGCCTCGACGCGATCCGCGACCTCCCGGTGGCGGCCGGCGACCGCAGCCTCAAGCTCGGCGACATCGCCGCGGTGAGGCGCGGCTACGAGGACCCGAAGGTCTTCGCGATCCGCAACGACGGCGCGCCGGCCCTGGTGCTGGGGCTCGTGATGAAGCCGGGCTTCAACGGCCTCAGCCTGGGCGAGGCGCTGAACGCCGAGGAGGTCGCGATCCATCACGAACTCCCGACCGGCATCACCTTCACGAAAATCACCGACCAGGCGAAGGTGATCGACGACGCCATCCACGAGTTCATGGTGAAGTTCTTCACCGCGCTCTCGGTGGTGATCTTCGTGAGCCTCGTGGCCCTGGGCTTCCGGGTCGGCATCGTGGTGGCGCTGGCCGTGCCGCTGACCCTCTCGGCGGTGTTCGTGGTCATGATGATCACCGGCCGCGACTTCGACCGCATCACGCTCGGCGCCCTGATCATCTCGCTGGGCCTCCTCGTCGACGACGCCATCATCGCCATCGAGATGATGGTGGTGCGCATGGAGGAAGGCGCCGACCGGGTCTCGGCGGCGACCTATGCCTGGAGCGCCACCGCCGCGCCGATGCTGACCGGCACGCTCGTCACCATCGCGGGCTTCCTGCCGGTGGGCTTCGCCGCCTCTACGGCGGGCGAGTATGCCGGCAACATCTTCTGGGTGGTGGCCTTCTCGCTGATCGTGTCGTGGATCGTGGCCGTGACTTTCACGCCCTACCTCGGCGTCAAGCTCCTCCCCGACATCAAGAAGGTCGAGGGCGGGCACGCCGCGATCTACGCCACGCGGAACTACCAGCGCCTGCGCCGGGTCGTTCGGCTCTCGGTCGATCACAAGTGGATGGCCGCCGGCATCACCGTGGCGCTGTTCGCGGCGGCCGCGGTCGGCATGGGCAAGGTCGAGAAGCAGTTCTTCCCGAACTCGGAGCGCTCCGAGCTCATCGTCGAGGTGACGCTGCCGACCGGCTCCGCCTTCGCCACCACCGAGGCGAGCGTCCGGAGGGTCGAGGCGGCCGTGCGCGCGCTCCCCGAGGCGGGCGAGATCACGAGCTATATCGGCCAGGGCATGCCGCGCTTCGTGCTCTCGTTCGACCCGGAGCTGCCGGACCCCGCCTTCGCGCAGATCGTCGTCCAGACCGCCGACGCCCACGCCCGCGACGCGCTTCGGGTCAAGGTGCGGCGGCTCGTCGACGAGGGCCTCTTCCCCGAGGCGCGGGTGCGGGTGCTGCAGATCGTGTTCGGGCCGCCGGTGCGCTTCCCCGTCGCCTTCCGGGTGGTCGGTCCCGACCTCAACGTCGTCCGGGGCATCGCCGCGGAGGTGCGCGACGTCATGATGGCCAACCCCAACATGCGCCTCGTCCACCTCGACTGGGGCGACAGGACGCCGACCCTGCACCTCGCCCTCGACCAGGAACGCCTGCGCCTGATCGGCCTGACGCCGAAGGAGGCCGGCCAGCAGCTGCAGAGCTACCTCAACGGGACGCCGGCGACCCAGGTCCGCGAGAACCTGCGCTCCGTGGACGTGCTCCTGCGCAGCCCCGGCCCCGAGCGCCGCTCGCTCGGCGACATCGGCGACCTGACGCTGGCCACGCGGGACGGGCGGCAGGTGCCGCTCTCCCAGGTCGCGCACCTGGAGAGCCGCAACGAGGACGCGGTGCTCAAGCGCTACAACCGCGAGAGCTACATCCGCGTGCAGGGCGACGTGATCGACGGCAAGCAGCCGCCGGACATCCACGCGCAGATCGTGCCCGAACTCGCGGCCATCAAGGCGAAGCTGCCGCCCGGCTACCGCATCGACACGGCCGGCTCGGTGGAGGAGAGCGAGAAGGCGATGAGGGCGCTGGTGACGGTCTTCCCGCTGATGCTGATCGTGACGCTGACGGTCATCATGCTGCAGGTGCGCTCGTTCACCACCATGGTCATGGTGTTCGCGACCGCGCCGCTCGGCCTCGTCGGGGCCGTCCCGACGCTGCTTGTCTTCCACCAGCCCTTCGGCTTCAACGCGATCCTCGGCCTGATCGCGCTGTCGGGCATCCTGATGCGCAACACGCTGATCCTGGTGGACCAGATCCACCACGACCGCGCGGCGGGCCTGTCGGACTACGAGGCCATCGTCGAGTCGACGGTGCGGCGGGCCCGACCGGTGATCCTGACGGCCGCCGCCGCGATGCTCGCCTTCGTCCCGCTCACCCACTCGGTGTTCTGGGGGGCGCTGGCCTACGTGCTGATCGGCGGCGTCGGGGTCGGGACCCTGCTGACGCTGCTGTTCCTGCCGGCCCTCTACGCCCTCTGGTTCCGGGTGAAGCGGGACGCGCGCGCGGCGCGGACCGCGTCCGGCCCCGCACCGGTGCCGGTGCCGGCCGAGCCCTGA